CCGTCAATCGCCAACTGCGCCTGAAGGCGCGCCCCGACGGGCGCGTCGGCCAGGAGCACTTCACGCTCGCCGAAGCGCCGCTGCCGGAGCTCGGGCCGGGCGAGATGCTCGTGCGCGTGCTGTATCTGTCGATGGATCCGACCAATCGCGTCTGGATGAGCGACATCCCGCAATACCTGCCGCCCGTCGCGATCGGCGACGTGATGCGCGCGCTCGGCATCGGGCGCGTCGTCGCGTCGAACGCGCCGGGCTTCGCCGAGGGCGATCTGGTGCAGGGGCTCGTCGGCTGGCAGGACTACGCGCACGTACGCGCCGACGAAGCCGCGCAGTACACGAAGCTGCCCGCCGCGCTGGGCCTGCCGCTGCCGCGCCTTCTCGGCGCATGCGGGATGAGCGGGCTCACCGCGTACTACGGGCTGACCGAGATCGCGCCGGTGCAGCCGGGCGAGACGCTCGTCGTGTCGGCGGCGGCGGGGTCGGTGGGCTCCGTCGCGGGACAGATCGGCAAGATCCATGGCGCGCGCGTCGTCGGGATCGCGGGCGGCGCGGACAAGTGCCGCTATCTGACCGAGGAGCTCGGCTTCGACGCGGCCGTCGACTACAAGGCCGACGACTGGAAGCGCGCGCTGAAGGACGCGACGCCCGACGGCGTGCACGTGAACTTCGAGAACGTCGGCGGCGAGATCATGCGCGCGGTGCTGTCGCGGATGGTGATCGGCGGGCGCGTCGCGCTGTGCGGCGTGATCGCGAACTACAACAGCGGCCGCCCGTCCGACGACGTCAGCGTGCTGATCGCGAAGCGCCTGACGATGCGCGGCTTCTTGATCCTCGATTACCGGAAGAGCCGCGAAGCGGTCGCGACGCTCGCGGGCTGGTTGCGCGACGGCCGGCTGAAGGCGGAGGAAACCGTCGCCGACGGGCTGACCAACGCGCCCGACGTGCTGAACCGGCTGTTCGACGGCAGCCATCGGGGCAAGCTCGTGCTGCGGGTCGATCCGCAGGCGTGACGCGGCCGCGCCGCGCGAACGCACCGCTGCGGCGAGCGGCATCATTCCGGCCGCGCGCCCGATCGGCCAGACGACGGGCGCGGTGCTCGTCGCCGCATGCTGCATCGCCGAGCGGGCAACGGGCGCGATCGTCGCGCTGTGGATGGGCAGCGCTTTTGCTGGGCTTGCGTGCTGCGCGAGCTTCGCGCGGATGCGTCACGCGGCCGTGGCGGTCGACGCGGCGTGATTGCCGGATACGCGCGGCGGGGGCGCCGCGGCTCGCGAGCCGTGCGGCGCGAGGCGCGTCTCGCATGCAAGATGAGCGGACATGGATGCGTGTGCGGCGAATGCGGCGCGTTGCCGTGTGTCGATCGTGGCGCGCGAGATGCGGCGCCGGGCGGAAGCGCGCAAGGGCATCGATGCGCAATGTGGGCGTCGCATGCGACGGATCGGCGGCGGCATCGCCGGTGCGATGCGATGCACGGCGGCGGGCCGGACGCATGCCGACAAAAAAACGCCACGGAGGCTTGCCGTCCGTGGCGCGGGAATTCCAGTCAAGGGGGAGGGTGACCGGGGTCTGGCCGCTTTGGCGCGCCGCGCATCCCGAGACGGGAACGCACGGCGTCCTGAGCTGGGTTTATTGTCGAGAAGCGGCCGAACCAAGTCAATTTCGGCAAATTAAGCCAACTTACCGTCCGTTGCAGCGGGGCGTTCGGTATGCTGCCGGCGCCGGATTGGCCGGATTGGCCGGATTGGCCGGATTGGCCGGATTGGCCGGACTTGTCGTCTCGCGTCTGCTTCGATGACTTCGACTGTGTCAACCGCTTCGGCCGCGTAGCGATTTCAACAGCAACTGTTTCGAATGCTGCGAGGCATTGCGCGTTCGAGACTTCGGAGCGGCGGCCAAAGACATTGTGGCGCTTCATCGCGCCGACCCGCGCGGCCGGCGCTGCCGCACGCACGCTGCCGCGCCGTGTTCGCCGCTTCCGAAGCGCCCGCACGGCTTTCCCGCCGCTCGCGTCACTTTCACCGCGCAGCCGACCCCGCCGCGACGTCGCCATGCTTTCCTCGCATCGCGATTCCCCACAGGATCACCGCGCCGCTCGCGAGCGTGAAGCCCGTGCACATCCACGCGACGGGCGCGAGCCCGAGATGCAGGAACGGCGCGACGGCCTGCGTCGCGAGCGCGGCGGCGCCGAGGCCGAAGAACATCAGCAGCCCGGCCGCGCGTCCGGCGATCGACGGCTCGGCCGCGAGCGCACGCGCCATCGACGCCGGCCCGCGCAAGCCGAGCGACCCGCAGAACAGCATCCACGACGCAACGACGAGCGCCGTCGAGCGCAGCTCGAGGTGCGCGAGCAGCAGGAACGCGGCCGCCGCCGCGAACTGCAGCAGCGCGCCGAGCGAGATGACCCGGTCGAGGCCGAGCGCGTCAGACCATGCGCCGCTGCGCGACGCGGTCAGCATGAACGCCGCGACGCCGCAGGCCTGCATCAGGCTGAACGTCGACGGCCCCGCGCCGAGCCAGATCTCGACGACCTGCGGCGCGCTCGCGACGAACGCGAGCAGCGCGGCGAAGCACAGCGCGTGACCGAGCGCGTAGCCGAGATAGACGGGTGAGCGCAGCAGACGCCGATAGCCGCCCGCGCGCTGGCCCGAGTCCGCGTGCGCCGGCGCGTGCGTCGACGAAGCGGCGGGAATCACGCGGAACACGAGCGGCGCCGCGACGACGGACAGCGCGACGATGATCCAGAAGCTCATCCGCCAGTCGGCGACGACGAGCAGCGCCGCGCCGACGACGGGGGCGAGCCCCGGCACCGCGCTCTCGATGATGCCGAGCCACGCGAGTGCGCGGACCGCGCCGCCGTCGCCGAACGACTGTCTGACGATCGCGGGGACGATGACCGTCGCCGCGCCGACGCCGAAGCCTTGCACGACGCGCGCGCCGATCAGCACGCCCATCGACGGCGCGAGCGCGCAGACGGCGCCCGCGGCGAGCTGCAGCAGCACCGCGAACGCGAGCGTGCGGCGGTGTCCGAGGCGGTCGGCGGCGGCGCCCCAGGCGAGCTGCGAGACGGCGAGCGCGGCCGAGAACGCGGCGAGCGTCGCCTGCGCGCTTTCGATCGAGCCGCCGAGCTGCTGCGGCAGCGACGGCACGGCGGGGAGGTAGAGGTCGGTTGCGAGGAGCCCGACGGCCGTGAACAGGGCCAGCGGGAGGATCGAGCGGAAAGGATGCATGCGTGAAGCTGAAAGGACTTTGTCGGTTTTCGAGCGCCTGACGATACCACGTCGACGCGAGCGACCCGGACGGCGCGCGCCCTCGACGGCGGGCGGCGCAAGCGCCCGGCGTTCGATGCGGCGAGTCCACGGCGTCGGACGTCTCGCGATCCACGCATGAAATATGCGTGTGGAAATGCGAGGCGGCGCGACAGGGGCAAGGGCTGGGCGGGACCGGACTGCGGCGACGCGGTCGGCGTGCGTCGGACGATGGGGTCGTGAGCGGGTGGGGTGAGGCGGGCGCAGCGAGCGAATCCGTGCGAATCCGCGCCTCGATCGGAACGCCGCATCGGTGCCGCGCATGTTCGGCCGGCCCGATGCGGCAATCGCGCCGGGCGCATCCTACGCACAGCCGCAGCGGCAGCCGACATGGCCCGCGCTGCCGCCGCCACCATGCTGTAAGGCGTTTGTTACATGTATTGAAATGATATAACATATCGAGGCCATCGTAAGCCGCCGTGGGCCGCGGGCCGTGAACTGCACCGCCGTGCTCGTCGAATCGGCTGTCGATGCGTTTCGCCACAGGCCATTGTGCGCGTCGATATTGATACGTTATATCGTTTCGACGGCGCTGCACGATTCGGCTCGTGATCCCGTCCACCCGACAACACCACACCGATTACCGCAATGGATGACCACCGACGTATCGCGCCGCCTTTCGTTCGCAGGCTGCATCCCTTGTCGCTGCTGCTCGCCGCGAGCCTCGCGCACGGCGAGACGAGCGCGCCGTCCGCCGACCGTCCGTCGAACGAACCGCCGGCAACGACGCTCGCGCCGATCTTCGTGACCGCCAATCCGCTCGGCGCGTCGGCGCTCACGTCGCCGACCGCGTCGCTGTCCGGCGACGCGCTGACGCTGCGCCGCGCCGATTCGCTCGGCGACACGCTGAACGGCCTGCCCGGCGTGTCGACGACGACCTACGGCCCGCTCGTCGGCCGCCCGATCATCCGGGGGATGGACGGCGACCGCATCCGCCTGCTGCAGAACGGTGTCGCCGCGTACGACGCGTCGTCGCTGTCGTACGACCACGCGGTGCCGCAGGACCCGCTCACCGTCGAGCGCGTCGAGATCGTGCGCGGGCCGGCGGCGCTGCTGTATGGCGGCAACGCGGTCGGCGGCGTCGTCAATACGATCGACAACCGGATTCCGCGCGAAGCGCTCAAGGGCGTCACGGGCGCGGTCGACGCGAGCTATGGCGGCGCGAACAACGCGCGCGCGGGCGCGGCGCTCGTCGAGGGCGGCAACGGCCGCTTCGCGTTCCATGTGGACGCGTTCGGCCGCGAGACCGACGAACTGCGGATCCCGGGCTTCGCGCATTCGGCGCGCCAGCGCGCGCTCGACGGCGAAGACGCGAGCGAGCCGTACGGCAAGCTGCCGAACAGCGACGGCCGACGCTACGGCGGCGCGGCGGGCGGCGCGTACACATGGGCCGACGGCTACGTCGGCGCGTCGTACAGCGGCTACGAATCGAACTACGGCTCGGTCGCCGAAACCGACGCGCGGCTGCAGATGCGCCAGGAGCGCGTCGCGGTCGCGTCGGAGGTGCGCAACCTGCGCGGTCCGTTCTCGCAGCTGAAATTCGACTTCGGCTACACGAACTATCTGCACAGGGAGATCGAGGACGGCGTGACCGGCACGACGTTCCGCAATCACGGCTACGAGGCGCGCGTCGAGGCGCGGCATCGCAAGATCGGTCCGTTCGAAGGCGCGCTCGGCGTGCAGGTCGGCCAGAACACGTTCTCCGCGCTCGGCGGCGAAGCGCTCGCGCCGACGACGCGCACGACGAGCGTCGCGCTGTTCGGTCTCGAGCAATGGCAGGCGACCGACGCGCTGAAGCTCTCCGCCGGCGCGCGGATCGAGCACGTGCGGCTCGACCCGAGCGCGAACGGCGATGACAAGTTCGGCTTCGCACGCGGGCGCGACTTCAACGCGGGCAGCGTGTCCGCGGGTGCGCTGTACCAGCTCGCGCCCGCTTGGTCGCTCGCGGGCAACGTGTCGTACACGGAGCGCGCGCCGACGTTCTACGAGCTGTACGCGAACGGCCCGCACGGCGCGACGGGGCAGTACCTGATCGGCCTGCCGGATGCGCAGAAGGAGAAGGCGGTGTCGACCGATCTCGCGCTGCGCTACGCGAGCGGGCCGAACCGCGGCAGCGTCGGCGTGTTCTACAGCCGCTTCCGGAACTACCTTGCCGAATACGACACCGGGCGGCTCGTCGACGACGAAGGCGCGCCCGTCGCGGCGGGCGCCGACGACACATTGCGCGAGGCCGTCTATCGCGGCGTGCGCGCGGAATTCTACGGCGTCGAGCTCGAAGGCAAGTGGCGCGCGTTCGAGAAGCGCGGGCATCGCGTCGACTTCGAGCTGACGGCCGACTACACGCATGCGCGCAACGCGGACACGGGCGAGCCGCTGCCGCGGATCGCGCCGCTGCGCGCGACGCTCGCGGCCGATTACGGCTACGGGCCGTTCGGCGCGCGCGCGCAGGTCACGCGCGCGTGGGCGCAGCACCGCGTGCCCGACAACGATCTCGCCACCGACGGCTACACGTCGCTCGGCGTCGTGCTGACGTACAAGTTCCGCGTCGGCGCGACGAACTGGCTCGCCTACCTGCGCGGCGACAACCTGACCAACCAGGACATCCGCTACGCGAGTTCGGTCGTGCGAAACATCGCGCCGCAAGGCGGGCGCAGCGTGACGGTCGGGATGCGCACGACATTCTGAGCGCGGCGGGGGAATCGGCGGCGGGGGGCGGTCGAGCGCAGTCGAGCGGGGTCGATGTACTCGGTAAGTTCGACTAATCTTGCCGCCCGCCGCCCGCCGCCCGCCGCCCGCCGCCCGCCGCCCACACCACATAGCTCACGGCTCACGGTCCGCCGTCTGCCGCTCCCCGCTCCCCGCGCCCGCCGCACCCGCACACCTCTTCTGTTCGCGGACGATCGTTTGTAAGATAGCGGTCGCCGCACGCGGCCCTGAGAGCGCGCGCGGCGTCGTGCGAAACGGCATGACTTCCTTCCGCCATTCCTTTTCGAGTCGAAAATGAAAAGAACAATCCAGAAAAGCTGGGCGGCGCTCGTGCCGCTGCTCGCCGCAGGTTCGGTCTGCGTCGCCGCGCCGCTGTGCCAGACCCAGAAGCTAGGCGTGCACACGTCGAAGATGTGCGTCGAGCAGACGCCGTTCAAGCACGACTACTACACGCTGTGGGTCGACGATTCGCCGATCTTCATGCTGCCCGACGACTACGTCGAGAAGGTTGCGCTCACGCACACGGTGCCGGAGGACGGCGCGATCGAGTTTCCGCTGTCGAAGCAGGGCACGCCGACCGTGACGATTTCGGGCGGCTGCCAGCCGATCAGCGAGACACAGGGCAAGGGCACGGACGCGGTGAGCCTCGAAACCGGACGCGTATGCTCGTTCAACTGGGGCAGGGAGCCCGTCGTCAAGGATCTGCGCTTCAGTTTCGAGTGAGCGGCGGCGCGACGCGCGGCGTCGCTTCGTCGTGCCGCGCGGGTGCGGTTGCCGTCGTCGTTCGGGCCCGATCGGAGCCGACGCGCGGCGTTGCCAGAGAAAACCCCGGCCCAGGCCACCCGGCCCAGGCCGGGTTTTTCGTTTGGAATCCGAGCGCCGGGCGGTGCGTCGGACGGCGCGCCGAGACGCCGCCGGCGCGTCATTCCCAGTCGACCTGCTCCGCGCGCGCGAAGATGTCCCAGCTCGCCATGAACAGCGCGGCGACGAGCGGGCCGATCACGAAGCCGTTGATCCCGAAGAGCGCCATCCCGCCGAGCGTCGAGATCAGCACGACCCAGTCGGGCATCTTCGTGTCCTTGCCGACGAGGATCGGCCGCAGCAGATTGTCGACGAGCCCGATCACGCCGACGCAGAACGCGACGAGGATCACGCATTTCCAGATCTGCCCGGTGACCGCGAGGTAGCCGGCGGCGGGCACCCAGACGAGTCCCGCGCCGATCGCGGGCAGCAGCGACAGGAACGCCATCAGCGCGCCCCACAGGATCACGCCTTCGATCCCGAGAATCCAGAAGATCAGGCCGCCGAGCGCGCCCTGCACGGCCGCGACCGCGATGTTGCCCTTCACGGTCGCGCGCACGACGGTCGTGAACTTCGTCAGCAGATGCTGCTTGTGGTCTTCGGCGAGCGGCAGCGCGCGCCGCACGCGGCGGCCGATCTCGCCGCCGTCGCGCAGCAGGAAGAATACGAGATACAGCATCACGCCGAAGCTGACGACGAACTGGAACGTGTTCTGCCCGATGCTGAGCGCCTGCGTCGCGACGAACTGGCTGATCGCCGCCGCGCCGTCGGTCAGCTTCTTCTGGATGCTGGCGATGTCGGTGAGCCCGTAGTTGTGCAGCACGCGGTGCACGGATGTCGGCAGCGCGTGCATGATGTCCTGGAAGTACTGCGTCATGTTCGGCTGCATCGTCTTGATCTGCTGATACACGTACGTGATTTCCTGCACGAGCGTCCCGGCGACGAACGCGAGCGGCAGGATCACGATCAGGATGATGAGCGACAGCGTGACGAGCGCGGCGAGATTGCGGCGCTTGCCGAAGCGCGCGGCGAGCCAGCGCTGCACGGGCTGGAACAGGATCGCGAGAATGGTCCCCCAGAAGATCGCGCCGAAGAACGGCGTCAATATCCAGCAAAGACCGACGGTGACGACGAACAGCAGCAGGTGGAAGAATTTTTGGTGATCGTTCCCGCTATCCATGGTGTGCTCAGGGGAGGATGGTTGATCGAACGGGCGAGCCGCGCCGCGGCGGCCCGCCGTGACGCATCGATTATGCCTGACGCGTCCCGCGCGGCGACCGTGCGTTGCCGCGCCCCGAGCGCACATCGTTCGGGCTGCGATCGAAAGCGCCGCGGCGGGCCGCCGCGGCGCGGGGGCGAAGCGGCGCGGGCGAAGGAGGCGCCGCGCCGCGTTTCGTCAGAGCTTCAGACGCGTGACCTTCGTGCCGTTGACCGACAGGTCGCCCATCAGGCCGGCGTTGGTCAGGACGATCACGTCGACCGGACCCGTCGCGGTCGACGTGTCGACCGCGCCGTTCGCGCCCATCTTGACGAGCGCGACCGACGCGTCGGCGCCCGCGGCCCAGCCTTCCGAATTGCGGAATTTGTCGAGCGCGTCCTGCGTCATGAACAGGAAGATGAGCGCCTTCGATTGCGCGCCCGCCTGCAGGCCGACCGACAGCGACGACGTGTTGTAGTAGCCGACCGTCGCGCCGCCGACGCGCAGCGCGCCGTTGCCGCTCTGGCCGCCGAGGATGAAGCCGGCTTGCAGCACGTTCGGGAACACGAGCATGCCGCGTGACTTCGAGACGAGCTCACGCGAGCCCGGCACCGTCGAGTAGAGGCGCGACAGCGTCGCGTTCACGCGCGCGTCGATCGCTTCGCGCGTCGACGCGTTGGACGATGCGGTTGCCGGCTGGTCGGGCGTGGTGGTGCAGCCTGCGAGCGCCAGGCTGCCGAGCACGGTCGCGATCGCGACCTTCATAACGAACGTCTTGCGCATGATGCTTCCTCCATCTTGATGGTTGAACGTCGGGCGAAAGCGCCGCGCTTATCGACGCGCAAGGAGGATGCCTGCCGCGAACGCGAGGCCGGCGATGATGCCGGCCGTCTGCCACGGATTGTCGTGGACGACCTGCGACACGCGCTCGGCGGATTCGCGCAGCCGGCGCGACGCGTGCCACGACGCGTCGTCGAGCGTGTCGCGCGCGGCTTCGAGCCGCCCGTGCAGGCGCTTGCGGAGCGCGTCGGCGTCGCCGTCCTCCTTCAGCAGCGCGTCGAGCTCGTCGACGAGCGAGCGCATGTTGTCCTTCACGTCGCCGTTGAGGTCGCGCGCCGCGGAACGCGCATCGCGCGCGAACCGGCGGCCGACGCGTCGTGCTTCGGAGAGGCCGCGGTCAAGCTTGTATTCGACAGTGTCGGAAAGAGCCATGATGGTCGTTCTCCTGATGGTTCGAGGGAAATGTGCGGGCGTTGCTCACGTGTGATCCGTTATCCGGCCCTGAGTTTCGCGCGGCGGCCCCGGCAGGCCGTCGCGACGGGGCCGAAGCCTTTGCGGGGCGGGGCTCGGCGGAAAATGCAACATTTTGTGCGGCAATCGGATGCAGGGATTGATTAAGTATGCGAACGGGAAAAGGAATTTTTTCCGGATTTGCGCGGCGGCATTCGGTAATTGTGACTTGTGCGGATTGCGCATCGGCGGTGGTCTATTTCTTCTTGTGCGTGCCGTTTCGTCCGTCGCTGCGATCGCGTGATGGGATGGGCCTTTCGAGAAGCGATCGTCGCGAGGATTCCGTCATCGGGTCGTCATGTCGTCACGTCGTCACGGCGGCGCGTATGCGCGCCGAACGATCCGGCGTCGACGGGATCGAGCGGATCGCGGATTCGTCGCCGCAATCGTCGAACGTGTTCGCGAGCTGCATGCATTGACGCGATGCGGCGAGGAAAACCGATAGGAGTTGATTGCCTTGCGTCGGCAAGGCAACCGCCAACCGCCAACGTGCAACCGGCCGTCCGACGCCGCTTCCGCAAACCCCCGTATCGCACGGCCATACGTGTCGCGCCGCTCGTCACACGGCCCGCATGACGAACGGCGCGACATCGGATGCGTTACCGCCAGGCGCGGCGGCTATGCGCGGCGGCCATTTCGGCGCCTTTGCGGGAGGCGGCGGCCGCATACTCGTCGGCGAGCGCGATGTCGATCAGCACCGGGTCGTGATCCGACGAGCGATACGCGTCGGGCGCGTAGTACGTGCGCTGCTGCTCGGCGGTCTTGTACGCGAGCGTGTATTGCAGCGCGATCGGCTCGTCCGCGTTGATGTGCCAGTCGTGCACTGCCTTCACGCGCGACGCGAGCGCGCTCGACGCGAGCGCGTGGTCGAGATAGCCGGCCTCGCCGTTGTACACGTAGCTGTACGCGCCCGCGCCGATCTTGCTCGACACGAGATTCACGTAGCCGCGCGACTCGAGCGTGCGAACCGGATCCTCGTACGTGTAGCTGTTGAGGTCGCCGATCAGCAGCACGCCTTCGCTCGGCACGCCGGTCGGCGTGCGGGCGAGCCAGTCCGCGACCTTCGACGCCGCGCGCGTGCGCGTCGCGTTCCAGCAGCCCTGACCGTCGCCCTGGTCGAGGTCGTCGCCCGTCGCGCTCGGGCAGTTCTTCGATTTCAGGTGATTCACGGCGACCGTCACCGCGCGCGAGCCGCCGACGGGCCGGAAGGTCTGCGCGAGCGGCTGGCGGTTCTTGTCGTCGATCGCGAGCGTCGCGGCCTCGCCGACCGGCTTCACCTTGCGGCTGTCGTAGATCAGCGCGACCGAGATCGCGTCGCCGCCGAGCCGCGCGATGCCCGGATCGACGACGCGCCAGCCGTCGCCGAGCTTCGCCGCGAGCTGGCGCACGGCGCTCAGCTCGCCGTAGCCGTCGTTCTCGATTTCCATCAGGCCGATCACGTCGGCATTGAGCGCCTTCAGCGCGCTGACGATTTTGGCGTCCTGCCGGACGAACTCGTCGTAGTTCTTCGCGCCGCGGTTGTTCGGATCGTCGAAGCCGCCGCCGGTGCCGTCGCCGTTGAAATAATTCAGTACGTTGAACGAAGCGACCCGCAGGTTCGCGCGCGGATCGCGTGCGGGCGCGGCCGCGCGCGGATTCGCACTCGCGCCGAACGCGGGCGTGCGCGCGCCCGGCACCGGCTGCAGGCGCCACGCGCCGTAGCGCATTTCCAGCACGCCTTCGACGTTGCCGACCGTGTAGCCCGCACGCAGCGTGTTCGCGGCGCTCAGCGCCGGCGCCGGATACGGGACGGTCGCCGGATTCTGCTTGTTCGAGCCGTCGTCGAGAATCAGCCGGTTGCGCGCGTTCGCTTCGGCCACGGTTTTCGCCTGCGCGGGCGGCACGACGCTCGTCGGCGTGCGCAGGCGCCCGTTGCTGAGCAGCACGCTGCCGTAGCGGCCGAGCTCGTAGACTTCGGTGACGGTCAATGTCTGCGGCAGCCGCACGAGCATGCCTTCGTATGCGGCGAACGTGCTCGCGTTGTCGACGGGCAGCGTGAGCGTCGCGGGCGTGACCGACTGGCCGCTTCCGCAGACCGCGATGCCGCCCGACAGCGTGAGCTGCGTCTGCCCGTATTTCTCTTCGACCTTGCCCGCGAGATGCACGAGATCGCCTGCTTGCGCGCGCGCCTTCGGCGCATAGACGAACAGCCCTTCGGACACGCCGGGCTGGTTGCGGCGCTGCGGATCGGCCTGCTGGACGAAGAAGCCGCCGAAGCCGTCGGCGCCGCCGAAGTCGGCCGTGACGACGGCTTCGATCGATACGTTCTGGCCGGCGAGCGGAGACGGTGCGCCGGCGCCCTGGATCTCGGCGATCGGCGTCGCGCTGCCGCCGCAGTTCGTGCTGACGGGCGCGGCGGTGGCCGCGAGGGCGAGGGACGGCAGGAGCGACAGGATGGCGAGCAAGGGTGTCGGAGTGCGCATGAAGACGGTCCGTTGTGTGGGAATCCTGAAAGCTTAATGACGCATGTTGACAGTTTTGCGTAAAGAATAGACATGGATATGTAATCAGGCCACGTTTTTTGGGGCCGTGCTCGAGGCGGATCGCCGATGCGGGGCCGGCGATCCGCGATAGAACCGTTTCCGGCGTCCGGGGCGCGAGACGCCGGGCGCTTTCACGCGCCGGGCGCGCGTTCGCCCGCGCGGTTCCGCATCGCGGGGAAGCCATCGATTCCGATGGACCGACGCACGCCGTCCGCTCAGAATAGAGGCGCGGCCATCCGCGATTGCCGGCTCGATGCGGCCGCATCGAGCGATTCCGGACGGCGTCGTCATAGGAGGTGACGCAAATGAGCTACATGTTGTTGATCGTCGAACCGCGGGGCCAACGCACGGCACGCGCGCGAGCCGAAGGCGAAATCCTGTACGAGCGGATGCGCCACTTCGCCGGCGAGCTTCAATCGCGCGGCGTGCTGATCGGCGCCGAATCGCTCGTGTCCGACGACAAGGCGACGCGCGTGCAGGTGCGCAACGGCGAAGTGCGTCTCGTCGACGGACCGTTTGCCGAAGCGAAGGAAATGGTCGGCGGCTTCTTCCTGCTCGACGTCGAGACGGAAGGCGAAGCGCTCGCAATCGCGAAGGGCTGCCCCGCTGCCGAATGGTGCTCGGTCGAGGTGCGCGAGATCGGCCCGTGCTTCTCCTGACCGGGTTCGGGTGAATCCGGAGGGCGCCCGCCAGGCGTCGCGTATCGCATCGATCCAGGGTCGGCTCGCGCTAAACGGGTTTGCAACGTGTCCCGCAGGCCGCCCGCCAACGAGGCTTCCTGCGGGGCGCAGGGCAAGGTGGGACGCGCGTCGTTTGCGCCGAGCCAAACGCCCCGAATTTCGCGGGGCTGGCTGCCGCCAGAACGGCGTGATCGCCGGGCGATGCTCGCTGCGAATAATCCCGTATTCGTTCCTCGCTTGGTTTTAGGAGCGGCGAGCGCAAGTGCGTCATTTGCGTGAATCGAATCCAAGGGTTTTCCCTGATTCGACGCCCGGAGTGTCGAGCGGAGATCGCATTGTCCGTCGTAGGGACAGGATGCCGGATGAGGCGTCCGTCCATCTGCCAAAGGAGAGAGCGATGCGTTTCATGATCATGGTGAAGGCCAACGCGACGAGCGAGTCCGGCGC
This genomic stretch from Burkholderia oklahomensis C6786 harbors:
- a CDS encoding BPSL1445 family SYLF domain-containing lipoprotein, giving the protein MRKTFVMKVAIATVLGSLALAGCTTTPDQPATASSNASTREAIDARVNATLSRLYSTVPGSRELVSKSRGMLVFPNVLQAGFILGGQSGNGALRVGGATVGYYNTSSLSVGLQAGAQSKALIFLFMTQDALDKFRNSEGWAAGADASVALVKMGANGAVDTSTATGPVDVIVLTNAGLMGDLSVNGTKVTRLKL
- a CDS encoding DUF883 family protein, whose translation is MALSDTVEYKLDRGLSEARRVGRRFARDARSAARDLNGDVKDNMRSLVDELDALLKEDGDADALRKRLHGRLEAARDTLDDASWHASRRLRESAERVSQVVHDNPWQTAGIIAGLAFAAGILLARR
- a CDS encoding YciI family protein, coding for MSYMLLIVEPRGQRTARARAEGEILYERMRHFAGELQSRGVLIGAESLVSDDKATRVQVRNGEVRLVDGPFAEAKEMVGGFFLLDVETEGEALAIAKGCPAAEWCSVEVREIGPCFS
- a CDS encoding MFS transporter, whose translation is MHPFRSILPLALFTAVGLLATDLYLPAVPSLPQQLGGSIESAQATLAAFSAALAVSQLAWGAAADRLGHRRTLAFAVLLQLAAGAVCALAPSMGVLIGARVVQGFGVGAATVIVPAIVRQSFGDGGAVRALAWLGIIESAVPGLAPVVGAALLVVADWRMSFWIIVALSVVAAPLVFRVIPAASSTHAPAHADSGQRAGGYRRLLRSPVYLGYALGHALCFAALLAFVASAPQVVEIWLGAGPSTFSLMQACGVAAFMLTASRSGAWSDALGLDRVISLGALLQFAAAAAFLLLAHLELRSTALVVASWMLFCGSLGLRGPASMARALAAEPSIAGRAAGLLMFFGLGAAALATQAVAPFLHLGLAPVAWMCTGFTLASGAVILWGIAMRGKHGDVAAGSAAR
- a CDS encoding TonB-dependent receptor, which encodes MDDHRRIAPPFVRRLHPLSLLLAASLAHGETSAPSADRPSNEPPATTLAPIFVTANPLGASALTSPTASLSGDALTLRRADSLGDTLNGLPGVSTTTYGPLVGRPIIRGMDGDRIRLLQNGVAAYDASSLSYDHAVPQDPLTVERVEIVRGPAALLYGGNAVGGVVNTIDNRIPREALKGVTGAVDASYGGANNARAGAALVEGGNGRFAFHVDAFGRETDELRIPGFAHSARQRALDGEDASEPYGKLPNSDGRRYGGAAGGAYTWADGYVGASYSGYESNYGSVAETDARLQMRQERVAVASEVRNLRGPFSQLKFDFGYTNYLHREIEDGVTGTTFRNHGYEARVEARHRKIGPFEGALGVQVGQNTFSALGGEALAPTTRTTSVALFGLEQWQATDALKLSAGARIEHVRLDPSANGDDKFGFARGRDFNAGSVSAGALYQLAPAWSLAGNVSYTERAPTFYELYANGPHGATGQYLIGLPDAQKEKAVSTDLALRYASGPNRGSVGVFYSRFRNYLAEYDTGRLVDDEGAPVAAGADDTLREAVYRGVRAEFYGVELEGKWRAFEKRGHRVDFELTADYTHARNADTGEPLPRIAPLRATLAADYGYGPFGARAQVTRAWAQHRVPDNDLATDGYTSLGVVLTYKFRVGATNWLAYLRGDNLTNQDIRYASSVVRNIAPQGGRSVTVGMRTTF
- a CDS encoding ExeM/NucH family extracellular endonuclease — encoded protein: MRTPTPLLAILSLLPSLALAATAAPVSTNCGGSATPIAEIQGAGAPSPLAGQNVSIEAVVTADFGGADGFGGFFVQQADPQRRNQPGVSEGLFVYAPKARAQAGDLVHLAGKVEEKYGQTQLTLSGGIAVCGSGQSVTPATLTLPVDNASTFAAYEGMLVRLPQTLTVTEVYELGRYGSVLLSNGRLRTPTSVVPPAQAKTVAEANARNRLILDDGSNKQNPATVPYPAPALSAANTLRAGYTVGNVEGVLEMRYGAWRLQPVPGARTPAFGASANPRAAAPARDPRANLRVASFNVLNYFNGDGTGGGFDDPNNRGAKNYDEFVRQDAKIVSALKALNADVIGLMEIENDGYGELSAVRQLAAKLGDGWRVVDPGIARLGGDAISVALIYDSRKVKPVGEAATLAIDDKNRQPLAQTFRPVGGSRAVTVAVNHLKSKNCPSATGDDLDQGDGQGCWNATRTRAASKVADWLARTPTGVPSEGVLLIGDLNSYTYEDPVRTLESRGYVNLVSSKIGAGAYSYVYNGEAGYLDHALASSALASRVKAVHDWHINADEPIALQYTLAYKTAEQQRTYYAPDAYRSSDHDPVLIDIALADEYAAAASRKGAEMAAAHSRRAWR
- a CDS encoding AI-2E family transporter — its product is MDSGNDHQKFFHLLLFVVTVGLCWILTPFFGAIFWGTILAILFQPVQRWLAARFGKRRNLAALVTLSLIILIVILPLAFVAGTLVQEITYVYQQIKTMQPNMTQYFQDIMHALPTSVHRVLHNYGLTDIASIQKKLTDGAAAISQFVATQALSIGQNTFQFVVSFGVMLYLVFFLLRDGGEIGRRVRRALPLAEDHKQHLLTKFTTVVRATVKGNIAVAAVQGALGGLIFWILGIEGVILWGALMAFLSLLPAIGAGLVWVPAAGYLAVTGQIWKCVILVAFCVGVIGLVDNLLRPILVGKDTKMPDWVVLISTLGGMALFGINGFVIGPLVAALFMASWDIFARAEQVDWE